The Labilibaculum sp. sequence AGATTTTGAAGAGGTCTTCGGTTGCACCGATAAATTTCTGAATATTGGTATACACATTGGCCAGGCCGCTGATGGTTCCCCCTACAAAAACGGAATAAATTACAAAGGAAAATAAATCTCCGGCCTGCATTTCGCCTGCTTGCAGTAAACGGGAACCCTGCCATACCATAGCGGCAATGGCACCAAAAAGTCCGAGAATAATAAAAGAGGAAAATGCTCCCCGGTATTTGCCTCGGGTGATGCCCAGATCGGCCATTTCCAAGGTTTTCTTTTTGTAACGGGCAATTTCGATATGCTCATTGGTAAAAGCTTTCACGCTTTGTATGCCTTGCAGGGTTTCTTCAATAATTGTGTTTGAATCGGCCAGTTTTGTTTGTACCTCTTTGGAGAATTTACGGATAAACCGGCCAAAAAACCTGGCAACGATCATGGTTGGCGGCAAAGTAATCAGCATAAAGGCAGTCAGCTTTATCGAGATAATCCCCAAAAGGGTGATACCCCCTGTTATTACGATAATCTGCCGGATAAACTCGGCCAGCGTGCTGGTCATGGTTTCCTGCAGCAACACCACATCTGCCGATATTCTGCTGTTGAGTTCACCCACTCTTCGTCGTTCAAAAAATTGCAGGGGGAGTTTTATTAAATGACGGTAGGTGGCTTGTCGCAGTGCCGCAAGCGATCTTTCGGTTACATTCACAAACAATACAATACGGAAATAGGAGAAGGTGGCTTGAAGAATCAATACACAGGCAATTAAAACAGCGGTTTGATTCAGGCTTTGGCCAAGCGTTGTACTATTGCCGGAGTTCACCAAATCACCCAAGAGCTTTGGAAAAGCCAAACTTGCCAAACTCGAACCCAATAAGAAAAAGATCCCTAAAAAGTATTGTCCCCGGTAGGGTTTAATGTATTTGTAAAGTCTAAAGGCACTTTGTAAACCACTTTTATTTATTTTCCCTTTCGGAACATTCGATGTATCTGCTGTATGTGTTCTTGCCATTCTTTGATATCACTATTTAAAACAATTCCTAATAATAAGAAAATTAGTCGGGATAATCTTTGTAAGTGATATCTTTTATTGACTACCCATGATAAATACTTTTATCTGCAAAATCTTTCTTTGGAGCAGTGGAGGACAAAAACAGATTATTAGCCGACAAATAATTTTTCGATTTCTTTTGTCACATAGTTCAAATGGCAATTGTCAATGTTAAGCCATTTAATTGAGGCTTCTACAGTACTAAATGTTCTGTACTGAAGTGGTGATATGTTTTCGTTTAACGTGAACAGGATTGTTTTCGTAACATGGTCGGGTGTAGAGGTTAATAAAACAAGCCGCATTAGTCCTGTTAGCTTTACGTTTTCTTTCACCCAATTGCCATATTCGAACAATTCATCTTCTGTCAGATTTATAGTTGCGTTTCTAAGATCAACAATAAAACCAAACTTAGGATTAAAATCTTTGTCGTTAATAAT is a genomic window containing:
- a CDS encoding ABC transporter transmembrane domain-containing protein, producing the protein MARTHTADTSNVPKGKINKSGLQSAFRLYKYIKPYRGQYFLGIFFLLGSSLASLAFPKLLGDLVNSGNSTTLGQSLNQTAVLIACVLILQATFSYFRIVLFVNVTERSLAALRQATYRHLIKLPLQFFERRRVGELNSRISADVVLLQETMTSTLAEFIRQIIVITGGITLLGIISIKLTAFMLITLPPTMIVARFFGRFIRKFSKEVQTKLADSNTIIEETLQGIQSVKAFTNEHIEIARYKKKTLEMADLGITRGKYRGAFSSFIILGLFGAIAAMVWQGSRLLQAGEMQAGDLFSFVIYSVFVGGTISGLANVYTNIQKFIGATEDLFKIYDEEPEDIQDVNDIDPKFKMQGEISLRNLNFAYPSRSEQAVLNNINLKIESNKMIALVGHSGAGKSTMASLLLLLHRPPKNSLFFDQHDSHDFPLSALRSQISLVPQDIFLFGGSISENIAYGKPGASAQEIYEAAQKANALEFIERFPEKFETIVGERGTQLSGGQRQRIAIARAILKNPKVLILDEATSSLDSESEMLVQEALEKLMTGRTSIVIAHRLSTVRKADEIVVLEQGEIVEQGTHEALMNITDGKYNKLIQLQYSN